A stretch of DNA from Synechococcus sp. MU1617:
AGATTGCTCTGGGTCGTTTGCGTCTCTTCTATTTGATGGTGATCACATCAGGCGGTCTGGGGGGATTTGCGATCGAGACGATGCGTCAGTTGCAGGAGCAGGCCACCGATCCTGCCTATCGGCACAGCAATTCACATCGCGGTGGTCGCTAAGACTGGGTCAGTAAACCTCGATGGTTACGGGTGATTTGAATAACGCTGGGTTGTATTCGACAAGCCGTTTGTAGAAGCTGCGGGCTGATCTGTTGTTCTTGAATCGGATAAACCCTGTTCGTGTTTCATTCCCTTCGAGGAAAGAAATGGCGAAATCAATGTCGCCTGTTTTTTTGAAGAAGCGGATGAACTCGCGGCGCCGGCTGTCATAGAGATCAATGCTCTTGACCTCGTCTTTGTCGAGTACGACGAGCTCTGATGGGAAATTAATGATGAGCTGATCGCCTCGGATTTGTGGATGACATGTTGCATAGGCGTTGGAGATTGTGCATAGTGCTTCCACTTTGAAGCTGCCTGACGCTGAATCAGGCATGTTGGCGAGGACCGGTGTAAAACTTGCACTCATGGTGCTGAGTGCCAAGACAATGCTTGGTAGGCGCATGGGCATTCTGATTTCAATTGTGTGATATTTTATCGCGAGCTTTTAACTGTGTTTTGAAGGGCTTCGCCGCGACTCTTTCTGTGATTGCTGCCTCTACAGCGGCGGCTGCTCCTGCTGGGGCAATTTATGCAAATTCTGCAATTTTTTCGAGTCCCGTCGTGGCGGCGCAGCACCTTGCTCAGGTGCGGGGGGGCGAGCGAAATGAGAGAAACACCCGCTCCGATGACCCCGGCACCCCGGTTCAGCCTGCTGCAAGCGCAGAGGATGCACTCCGCAGCATTCGCTTCATCACGAGGGCGAAATTCATCGTGATGCCTGTTTTCGATAAATCAGGTTCTTCGATGCAGTATGGATCTGCGGGTGGGTCGATGACAACCACCAACGAATTCGCTACCGAAGTTCTGAACGATTCAATTCGTGAGGCCGGCGCGACCACAATCTCCTGGTTCAAGGTGAATTCCGCCATGAACAAGAAATTTGGTCAGACAGGTTTGAATCGCGCAGATCTGACCAACGACTCTTTCATTCCCGAATTGATGGAAGTTGGTAAGACTCTCGGAGCGCGCTACATCATTCGTCCAGTCATCCTAAATATGACGGACACCTCAAGTACGGAGACGAAGACGAATCCGGCTGCTTTTGTTCCAGTTTTTGGGATGTTTGCAAGCTCTACAAAAACAAAGACGAAGTCGAGCGCGACTGTAACGTTGAAGATTGATATCATCAGTATTCGGGAAGAAGATATTATCGGCGCTAAGCGTTTTGAGGGCGCTGTGAGAGATGAAAAGACGTCGTCTGGTTTCTCCTATTCCTACGGCGCGAGTTCTTCGGCAGGTGGGATGTCTGCCAAAGCGAAGGGTGCCTTGTTTGATGCGATCTATCAAGCAGTCGACTTTATCTCCGACAAAGTCGACTGATTGCTGTCAGGCTTAACGTCTCATCGAAGGGGTCTTTGGAGGCCCCTTTTTATTTGACTTCTGCTTCTGCGGCCTTGCGTCGTAGGGCTGCAAGCATGGGGTTGACATATTGGGAATCGCTGAAGTTCACAATCATATTTTGCTTGTCTCCAAAGTCATCTCTGTAGTTGATGCTGAAAACATGGCGATGAACTGCTTTTTTGAACAGAAGGCCGATGATGCCGATCCGAGCGGCCAGCTCTGTGTCCATTTTGAGCTTGGTTGAATCGGTGTAATTCCAGGCTCGGATGTTGCTGTATTTGATTTTGGTTGCTCGACCCGTGTCAAACCTTGCCGACATGGATCTGCGCATGAAACTCACATTGCATTGCTCCTCGAGTTCGATTTGCGAAACGCAGTTGGCGTTGAAATAAAACTGCTGAGCTTGAGCACCGGTCGCGCCCAATGCCACCGCCAGAGCGATGGCCGGTGATTTTCTGAGTAAAGATTTCATTTGACGACGTTTAGATCAGTGGATCCTATATCGATACGACCTTTTCGGTCTAGATGTTGATTACTCCTTTGATATTTGGGTTGGAGTGTCGCTGAACTTGTTTTTATTTTTCAGATAGACGCCTTCCCTCAGTCAGAAAAGACGTCTCGCATCGTCACCCTGAAAGGGGCTCAGGTGATCACGGTGGGTTGATCCATGCCCGTGCGTTGCTTGATCTCAGCAAGGTCGTTAATGGCGCTGATCATCTCGGCCAGGGCGCCCTGGGGATCCTGGTTGAGGTCGCCAGTGTTGGGCACATAGCTCTCCAGGTAGACGCGAATCGTTGCGCCTTTGGTGCCTGTGCCGGAGAGACGCACCACCACCCGGCTGCCATCGTCCAACAGGATTCGCAGGCCTTGGCCCTTGGTTACGGACCCATCAACCGGGTCGGTGTAGCTGAAGTTGTCGGCTGTGCTGATGACGCGTCCGGCAAAGGCTTGACCCACCAGGCTCGGCAACATGGCCTCCAGGCGGTCGTAGAGCCCATGAGCGGCGTCGCTGGCGACGGCCTCGTAGTCGTGCCGAGAGTAGTAGTGGCGTCCGAAGCGCTTCCAGTGCTCATCCATGATCTCAGCGACGCTGCAGCGCCGCACCGCCAGGATCTGCAGCCAGAACAGCACAGCCCAGAGACCGTCTTTTTCACGCACGTGGTTGCTGCCGGTGCCGAAGCTCTCTTCCCCGCAGAGGGTGATCTTGCCGGCGTCCAGCAAGTTGCCGAAGAATTTCCAGCCCGTGGGCGTTTCGAAGCAGTCAATCCCCAGTTCCTTGGCCACCATATCCACCGCAGCGCTGGTGGGCATCGAGCGGGCCACACCCGCCAAGCCGTTGGCATAGGCCGGAGCTGATGTGGCGTTGGCCGTGAGCACAGCGAGGCTATCGCTGGGATTCACGAAGCAGCGCTGGCCGAGGATCATGTTTCGATCGCCATCGCCGTCGCAGGCGGCGCCGAAGCGGTAGTCGTCACTTTCGAGCAGCAGCTCGGCCAGCTCGTGGGCGTAGGTGAGGTTGGGGTCGGGGTGACCGTTACCGAAGTCTTCCAGGGGTGTGCCGTTGCGCACGCTCCCCGTCGGTGCACCCAGCAGCCCTTCGAACAAGCGGGTGGCGTAGGTGCCGGTGACGGCATGCATGGCGTCGAAAGCCAGCGGGAAGTCGCTGCGAATCAGTTCGCGGATCTGCTCGAAGTTGAACAGCTCCTGCATCAGAGCAACGAAATCGTCGACGCCGTCGATCACCTCAACTTGCATCGCGCCGATGCTGTGCAGACCAGGGGCATCCTGCGGGATCGCTGCCGCATCAACAATCGTGTAGTGCTCAAGGGTCTTGGTGCACTCGAACACCGCATCGGTGAAGGAGGCGGGGGTGGGGCCACCGTTGGCGCCGTTGACCTTGACGCCGAAGTCGCCGTTCGGTCCGCCGGGGTTGTGGCTGGCGGAAAGGATGATGCCGCCGATGGCCTGGCGCTGCCGGATCAGGTTGGACGCGGCAGGCGTGGAGAGGATGCCTCCGGTGGTGACGATCACCTTGCTGAGGCCATGGGCCGCACCCATCCGCAGGATCACATCGATGGCGCGGCGGTTGCCGTAACGGCCGTCGCCTCCCAGCACCAGGGTTCCGCCTTGCACGCCCGGCAGCGTGCGAAGCGACGCTTCGATGAAGCTCTCGAGGTAATGGGGCTCCTCGAACTGGCGACTGCTCTTGCGTAGGCCGGAGGTCCCTGGCTTCTGGTCGGTGAAAGGGGTGGCCAGGGGCACCTGGCGTTGGGTCGGTTCCGCAGGGGCCGAGGTGGTCATCACAACGGATGGGGGCTATATGCGGAACCTAAACATGGAAATCCTCTTGCAATGCGTCGGGCGCGACCAGTTGACGCCGCTACCCTTTGGCCCGCACCAATCCCGTCGACCATGCATCGCTTTCTGCTGCTGTTGATCGTCGGTATGGCTGGCATGGCTTCGTCAGTTGGTGCATCTCAGAGTTGGAAACGGGCCCTTCCTTTGACTGTGGCTTCCCAGGAGGCAGTCAATGCCGCCAATGCTGTGATCACTCAGTCTGGCTCGGAAGAATGCCTGCGCGGCAAGCTTTCCAATGCCATCGTGCGGTTGTCCAACAGTTGCGATGTGTCTGGCCACTCGTCTACAGCGTGTGAGTTGGCCTCTGAAATTGCTGGTCAGGAAAGCGAACTCAGCATGGGTGAGATGCTTGCCACATCCGAGACCCTGCTCGATCTTCTCGGCGATCAAGCGACATCCCACTGATCAACTCAGTCTTCTGGAGACATTTGGCGGGACAGTTGATTCAAGAATCACCAGCCATGGATTCACGGCTGCAGATGCCTGTGGACACGATCAAGAAGCACCCCGACGTGACCGTGGCGGTTTTGGATACTGTTCGCGGAGAAGTCGCCGCCCTGATGCAGGGCCAGTGATTCAGCTTCGGCTTTGATTGAGGCAGCTCAGGCCTGACGCGCTTTGGGCTTTTCTTTTTTGATCGCAGGCTCGGCGCAAACCCTCGGGATGCGTCGGGCTGTGGTGGTGATGGTGTCCTTACGCCGGAAGTCGTTGGTGTTGGCGACTTTGGCTTCATCCATCAAGGACCACAGCACGTCTTTGCAGAGACCGGGCAACCTGGAGTGATCCATCAGAGGATCGGCGAGCTCACGGGCCCTCGCGCATGCCTCCGTTGAGTTGTCGCGTGAACACGCGTAGGCGGCCTGTTCAATGCTGCGCAATTGATCCTTGCTAGGCCATGGCTCGAAGGGCTCAGCCGCGATTGCGGGACTGGCGATGGCGAGGAGCAGCAGAACGCGTGTGAGCTTGGAAGTCATGGGTACAGTTTGGCGTGCTTTGCGCAGTTGAAGCCAATCAATATTTTGAAAGATAGGTCGGCAAAGTATTTGATGATGACTTGATCGCGTCAGCTTTCGCTCGATCTGCTTTCATTAGAGGGGAAAGATCATTTTCTTTCGCTTCTCGATGATGATGATGGAGTATGTTTTCTCGTTCATTGCATTGATATCCCTTGGTGAAGGTGTCTAGGTGTCTACAACGGTTTGTAGGCCCAGAATTGATACATACTTTGAAAGGTCGATGGATTGTTGTTCTCGAATTCTCCCCAGTTGCTCAGTGAGGTTCCATTGCTGTCCTCTGGAAAATGGTGCTGGTAAGCAGTCTTGATGGATTTCGGAAGCATGAATCCACAAAACACTAATTTCTCGGCTGCTAAAAGTTCTTCCAGGGTCCTGGTGGTGAATTGATGCTCCTGAACGTGAAAGCAAAGGTCGCGGCACTCGGAGAGCGAATAGAAGTCATTCGCAAGGATTGATAGATCTTTTAGTTTATGCTGATTATCGTCAAAGACTTGCTTGCGAAAATCTCTGATGCCTGCCGGTGTGCTTTGAATGCTCAGGTTTTGGATCAGCTCTCGTGCTGCTGAGACTTTCTGTCTGGCAAGTTTGCTGTAGAGGCCGATCTTGAAATAGCCGCCGGGCTTCAGTTTGCTGTTGAGTGTTGCCAGCCCCTTGGCGGGATTTTGCATGTGATGCAGGACGCCGCTGCACTCAATCACGTCATAGACATTCTTGAGTTGATTGGCATCCAGAATGTCGAGTTGCTGGAGCAGAACATTATTCATGTTGTACTCCTGAGATTTTCTTGCTGCGTAGGCCAGGCTATTTTTGCTGATGTCAATGGCAGTGATTTGCGCATTTTTATAGCGACTGGCGTTGATCACTTGGTTTCCCGTTCCGCATCCGGCAATTAGGATCTTTGGGCTTGAGTTGAGTGAGAGTTCATTCGTGAACGCAAGATTTGCAATGGTTGTTTCTAAGGAGATGAACTCAGCTGTTGGTTTTGCGAAATGGGGATGAGTGTGGTCTGCATGTTTGTATCGAGGGTATGGATTTT
This window harbors:
- a CDS encoding alpha-D-glucose phosphate-specific phosphoglucomutase, yielding MTTSAPAEPTQRQVPLATPFTDQKPGTSGLRKSSRQFEEPHYLESFIEASLRTLPGVQGGTLVLGGDGRYGNRRAIDVILRMGAAHGLSKVIVTTGGILSTPAASNLIRQRQAIGGIILSASHNPGGPNGDFGVKVNGANGGPTPASFTDAVFECTKTLEHYTIVDAAAIPQDAPGLHSIGAMQVEVIDGVDDFVALMQELFNFEQIRELIRSDFPLAFDAMHAVTGTYATRLFEGLLGAPTGSVRNGTPLEDFGNGHPDPNLTYAHELAELLLESDDYRFGAACDGDGDRNMILGQRCFVNPSDSLAVLTANATSAPAYANGLAGVARSMPTSAAVDMVAKELGIDCFETPTGWKFFGNLLDAGKITLCGEESFGTGSNHVREKDGLWAVLFWLQILAVRRCSVAEIMDEHWKRFGRHYYSRHDYEAVASDAAHGLYDRLEAMLPSLVGQAFAGRVISTADNFSYTDPVDGSVTKGQGLRILLDDGSRVVVRLSGTGTKGATIRVYLESYVPNTGDLNQDPQGALAEMISAINDLAEIKQRTGMDQPTVIT